In a single window of the Cucumis melo cultivar AY chromosome 11, USDA_Cmelo_AY_1.0, whole genome shotgun sequence genome:
- the LOC103497287 gene encoding auxin-responsive protein SAUR21-like encodes MGIRLPSILLNAKQVLKMQAMSARNQSDVPKGYIAVYVGEIQRKRFVVPISYLKHPSFVDLLKRSEEEFGFCHPMGGLTIPCREDAFINLTARLHTS; translated from the coding sequence ATGGGAATTCGTTTGCCATCGATTCTTCTTAATGCCAAGCAGGTTCTGAAAATGCAAGCTATGTCTGCCAGAAATCAATCTGATGTTCCCAAAGGCTATATTGCAGTTTACGTGGGAGAGATTCAAAGGAAGAGATTTGTCGTCCCTATATCATACTTGAAGCATCCTTCTTTTGTAGATCTGCTCAAGAGATCAGAAGAAGAATTTGGATTTTGCCACCCAATGGGCGGCTTGACGATTCCATGCCGAGAGGATGCTTTCATAAATCTCACTGCTAGGCTGCACACGTcatga
- the LOC103497286 gene encoding auxin-responsive protein SAUR21-like produces MGIRLPLLLLNAKQILKKHVQSDVPKGHIAVYVGDIQRKRFLVPISVLNHPTFMALLKRAEEEFGYNHPMGGLTIPCREDAFMDLTSRLHSS; encoded by the coding sequence ATGGGAATCCGATTGCCTTTGCTACTCCTCAATGCCAAGCAAATTCTCAAAAAGCATGTTCAGTCTGATGTTCCAAAAGGTCATATAGCAGTTTATGTTGGAGATATCCAAAGGAAGCGGTTTTTAGTTCCGATATCCGTCTTGAACCATCCTACATTCATGGCTTTACTTAAGAGAGCTGAAGAAGAGTTTGGATACAATCATCCAATGGGAGGTTTGACAATTCCCTGCAGAGAAGATGCTTTCATGGATCTTACTTCAAGGCTACATAGTTCTTGA
- the LOC103497285 gene encoding auxin-responsive protein SAUR21-like — MGIRLPSLLFNAKQVFKMHTVSSRNQCGVPKGHIAVYVGDIERKRFVVPLSYLNHPSFSALLKSAEEEFGFKHPTGGLTIPCREDVFINLTSRLQIS; from the coding sequence ATGGGAATCAGACTACCTTCACTTCTCTTCAATGCCAAGCAAGTTTTCAAAATGCATACTGTTTCTTCTAGAAACCAATGTGGTGTTCCCAAAGGCCATATTGCAGTTTATGTGGGAGATATTGAAAGAAAGCGGTTTGTGGTTCCGCTATCATACTTGAACCATCCTTCTTTTTCCGCTTTGCTCAAGAGTGCAGAAGAAGAGTTTGGATTTAAACATCCAACTGGAGGTTTGACAATTCCTTGCAGAGAAGATGTCTTCATCAATCTCACATCCAGGCTGCAAATATCCtga
- the LOC103497284 gene encoding auxin-responsive protein SAUR24-like: MGIYLPFRILFVKQILKVPSGFTKNQLSVPKGHVVVYVGEMQKKRFVVPISYLNHPSFQQLLKYAEEEFGFQHPQGGLTIPCKEDTFVDLTSRLQVS, encoded by the coding sequence ATGGGGATTTATTTGCCATTCAGAATTCTTTTTGTCAAGCAAATTTTAAAAGTGCCATCAGGTTTCACCAAAAACCAGTTATCTGTCCCAAAAGGTCATGTAGTAGTTTACGTGGGAGAGATGCAAAAGAAACGATTTGTCGTTCCGATATCATATTTGAATCACCCTTCATTCCAACAACTGCTTAAATATGCTGAAGAAGAGTTTGGCTTCCAACATCCTCAAGGGGGACTTACAATTCCTTGCAAGGAGGATACCTTCGTTGATCTCACGTCTAGATTGCAAGTTTCTTAG
- the LOC103497283 gene encoding auxin-responsive protein SAUR21-like, whose translation MGIRLLSLVPHAKQLLKMQSGFTKNQLDVPKGHVAVYVGEIQSKRFVVPISYLNHPSFQQLLSYAEEEFGFHHPQGGLTIPCKEDTFLDLTSRLQVS comes from the coding sequence ATGGGAATTCGATTGCTATCTTTGGTTCCTCATGCCAAGCAACTCCTGAAGATGCAGTCAGGTTTTACAAAAAATCAGTTAGATGTTCCTAAAGGGCATGTGGCGGTTTACGTGGGAGAGATTCAAAGCAAGCGGTTTGTGGTTCCAATATCTTACTTGAATCATCCATCATTCCAGCAACTGCTCAGCTATGCAGAGGAGGAATTTGGATTCCATCATCCACAGGGGGGCCTAACAATTCCTTGTAAAGAAGATACCTTTCTTGATCTCACTTCTAGATTGCAAGTATCTTGA